A genome region from Mauremys reevesii isolate NIE-2019 linkage group 12, ASM1616193v1, whole genome shotgun sequence includes the following:
- the LOC120375793 gene encoding zinc finger protein 3-like, translated as GKNFTRRSTLSVHQRIHTGERPYKCHECGKCFTVRSALSDHQRIHTGERPYECSECGKNFTRSSNLIAHQRIHTGERPYKCCECGKTFYCHSKLIAHQRIHTEEWPYKCSECGKYFTESSALSAHQRIHMGKTPFECHECGKIFSRSSHLIRHQTVHTGQRPYECSECGKTFSRSSHLIRHQTVHTGERPYECSECGKTFSFSSHLIRHQRFHTGESPFECSECGKTFSCSWNLIRHQKIHTSERTYESSECGKTLGPKEILSNSTS; from the coding sequence gggaaaaacttcactcgaagatcaaccctttctgttcatcagagaatccacacaggggagcggccctataaatgccatgagtgtggaaaatgcttcactgtaaGATCAGCACTTTCTgatcatcagagaattcacacaggagagaggccctatgaatgcagtgagtgtgggaagaaCTTcactcgcagctcaaaccttattgcccatcaaagaatccacacaggggagcggccctataaatgctgtgagtgtgggaaaaccttctattGCCACTCAAAGCTTATTgcccatcaaagaatccacacagaggagtggccctataaatgcagtgagtgtgggaaatacttcactgagagctcagccctttctgcacatcagagaatccacatggggaaGACGCcctttgaatgccatgagtgtgggaaaatctTCAGTCGCAGCTCGCACCTCATTAGGCACCAGACAGtccacacagggcagaggccctatgaatgcagtgagtgtgggaaaaccttcagtcgcagttcacaccttattagacatcagacagtccacacaggggagaggccctatgaatgcagtgagtgtgggaaaactttcagtTTCAGCTCAcatcttattaggcatcagagattccacacaggggagagcccctttgaatgcagtgagtgtgggaaaaccttcagttgcagctggaaccttattaggcatcagaaaatccacacaagtGAGAGAACCTAtgaaagcagtgagtgtgggaaaaccttaggGCCCAAAGAAATTTTgtccaactccacttcctag